Below is a genomic region from Mycoplasma phocoeninasale.
TAGAAGAATTGATAACCAATTAAAAGGTCGTTCTGGTCGTCAAGGAGATATTGGTTATACTAAATTTTATCTTTCATTAGATGATCAACTAATTTTGCGTTTTTCAATTCAAGATCAATGAAAGGAAATGTTTAAATCATACGGTGAAGATCCCATTGAAGGCGAAGGAATTCGCAAAGCCTTTATTCGTGCACAGAAAAAAATCGAAGGATTTAACTACGATAGTCGAAAAAGTGTTCTAAATTATGATGACGTTATTCGTCAACAACGTGATCTTATTTATGAACAACGTGATTTAATTTTAAACCGTGATGATCTAGGTAGTATTATCCGTAAAATGATTACTGTTGCTGCTGAACAAACAGTTAATAATCCATATTTTGTTAAAAAAAACAATACCCTTGATTTAGAAGCTTTCTCAAATTACGTTAATTCAAATTTTATGACTTTAACATCTCATAATTTCAAACCCGAAGAAATCATTAAATATGATCGTGAGGAATTAGTTGAACACATTGTTAAAGTATGACAAAAAGAATATGATGTGCTTCGTCAAAATATTATTGATAAATATGGAATCTCATCACTAGCTTCCTCGGAGAGAAACATAATTTTGAATGTTTTTGATAGTGCTTGACAAGACCATATTAATGTCATGGATAAACTACGCCGTAGCACTAACTTAGTACAATACTCGCAAAAAAATCCATACCAAATATACACACAATTAGGTTCGAAAAAATTCAGTCAATTGACAAAACGTATTGCTTTAGAGTGTGTTACTAACTTAATGAATAACTATGATGCATTACCATCATCAAATAGTCAAATTAATTTTCCATGAATTATTGGTCCTGATAGCTCTGGAAATAATCTTCCACCGCAACAGCCAAATTTACAAGTTCAAGACTTTATAAAATACTTAGTTGACTCTGAAAGACAAAAACTTGAAAGAGAAGGGGTTCCAGAAGATGAAATTAATAAAAGAATCGAGGAGCTTGAAAGTCGTATTCTTAAGGAATTAAAACTGGATAGTAAAGTTGAAAATCATATTATTGAACCGCATGAATTAGTCGATGTAAAAAAATAAAATCCCAGCTGTATAATTTCTTACACTGAGATTTTTTTATTTTTTATTAGCAAGATTACATTTTTTGAAAATATTCAATAGCCAATCGCAATATCGCAACGTCATTTGGGAAAGTAACTTTTTCAAGTGCTTCTTCAATTGGATATCATGTTGCTTCGCTAATTTCTGAAGCCTGAGTTTTAATTTCATTGTTTGTAGGAATTCCAATAAAATAAATTACATCTTTATAAATATCTCTTATTGGGGAATAGCTATTAGTTTCACGAAAATCACCGACAATTTTAATTTCGATGTTTGTTTCTTCTTTAACTTCACGAATAGCTGTTTGATGTTCAGTTTCATGATCTTCAACATGTCCTTTAGGAAACCCTCAATGTCCACCAATTTGCTGAATTAGCAGCACATTTAGTCTGCCATTAATTGATTTGAAGATTATTGCTCCACAAGATTTTTCTTTTTTCATTTATTTTACTCACTTTCTCAATATTTTACTCCAGTAAAGTATTTTGTAAACATAATTGCATTCACTAAAATGAGCACTAAATAGCTACTCATTAGTACAATCATTTCAACTTTTAAAATGTTTAAATATTTTAAGGCATTTTCTTGTTGCTGACTGTCATTAATAAATTTAAAATAATTAGTTCATAGTGGTTGAATTAAAAAAGCATTAACAATAAAAACGGCGGCTAGTGATAAGAAAATAAACATTGAAATTAGCTGAAATTTAGTAACTATTCTCGGCAACCTATCTTTAAATACCTTTCTGATTGGAAAATAACAGACCGCAATATAAACAGTAGCGAAAGTAACTAAAATTTGGGTTACTGAAATTAAAATTAAACTTGACCTGCTTAACCTTATGCCATATAAACTTGCCGAAAGAATGGCAATAATAGCAAAAAATGATCCAAGTCAAATAGCAATTAAATAGTTTAAATGACTGCTATCAATTTTAATTTTTCTTTTTTTATTAATATCTTTCATAATATTCCTATTTATATTATTATAATTAATAATTACAAAACCAAAAGTTAGTTTTGATAAAATATAACTAGTTAGTTAGGAAAGGTTTACACATGTCTTTGTCTGATAAATATTTAGCATTATATCGTCAATATCGTCCCCAGAAATTTGAGGATATAAAAGGTCAAGAGCATATTGTTAGAACACTAAAAAATATTATTTTAAATCATAAAATTGGTCACGCTTATCTTTTCTGTGGTCCACATGGAAATGGAAAAACTAGTACTGCTAAAGTTTTTGCTAATACCATTAATTGTGGACACACTGAAGACATCTTAGTTCCATGTCAACAATGCATTGCTAATATTGATCGAAATCTTGATATTATTGAAATTGATGCGGCTTCTAACACCGGCATTGATGATATTCGTGAACTTCGTGAAAAAGTTAAGCACATGCCAACAAATAGTAAATATAAAATTTACATTATTGATGAAGTGCATATGCTTTCTAAGGGAGCATTTAATGCACTACTGAAAACATTAGAAGAACCACCTGAATATGTTATTTTTATTCTAGCAACAACTGATCCACAAAAAATTCCGCTTACAATTCTCAGTCGCGTCCAGAGATTTAATTTTAAAAAAATGGAACTTAGCACACTAGTTTCTGAACTTAAAAAGATTTTTGAAAAAGAGCAAATTGGGGCTGATGAAGATGCTATCCAGCTTATTAGTAAACTTGGCAATGGTAGCTTTCGTGATACACTTAGTTTAGCTGATCAAATTGCTATTTATTGTGCTAATGAAAAAATAACTAAAGGCGCAGTTGAAGATTTATTTGCAATTTCCAATTCTGATAACATCATTAAATTAATTAACTTAGCAGCTTCAAACAATTTAGAACAATTGCTACTATTTTCAAATGATTTACTGGAAAAAGGTACTGACATCGTCATCCTTTTAAACCAAATTGTTGATATACTAAAAGATTTTATTATTTATAAGAAAACTAACAGTATGCGTTTAGTTGAAGAGTTAACTGAAGAGAGTCTTAAAAAAATTACTATTGATAACATTAGCCACGCATATGAATTTCTTGATATTATTTTAATTTCTTTGAAAGAACTAAAATATTCAGATTTTCCTAAGCAAACATTTGAACTATGCTTAATGAAAATGGCTAAATCGGACCGTGAATCAAAAGATACTAACTTAAAAGTGAGAAATGACTATGCTAGCGAAGATAATTTCAAACCAGTGAATAAGGTTTTGAAAAAAACTTCACTTGAGCAGGAAGAACTAAATTCAAAATTCAATCTATCATCTATCGCCAACACTTTTAGTGAAAAGAAAGAACTTGTTGATCTGAACATTGAAGAAGTTAATGTTGATGAAATTCTTGAAAAAACCGCTGAAATTTTACTATCAGAAACAACCAATGAACTGGAAAATGCTCAAATAAGCGATGCGATTGTAACGAGTAATTATGATGTTGAAAACACAGAAGTACAAAGTAGTGCTAAAAATGATGAGCCAGTAGGGTCTGATACAGTTAGTCTAGATCAAATCATTGATTGTTTACTAGTAAAACAGTATGCAAAAATGGCAAAACCGGGTTATGAAAATGCTAATTTAACACTTAATGATAATATCAAATACAGTTTAATTGACTCTAAACTTTCGGATTCAGAATCGGATAAACAAGTTAAAGATATTTTAAGTAATTTCAAAATTATCTTTTCATCACATGACTTCATTTTATTTAGTTCTTCATTTGATGATAAGGTTTTTGACTTAAACCGTAATGCTTATCGTGATAGTTTAATTAAGGGAGCATATAAAATTTTTAATCGCTATGTTCACTTATTTGCAATTACTGAAAAACAAATTGAAGATGCTAAAAATTACTGACTAAATAACAAAGAAGCACTAAAAAGTAGAAAAATTAAAAAATTAGAGGATTTATCAAAACGTTACGATGAATCTTCTGCAAGTATTGATTGAGCCATGGAAACTTTTGGTGAAAAATTTAAAATTAAAAAATAGTAGGAGATAAATATGAACAATATTAATGAAATGCTTAAAAAAGCAAAAAGAATTCAAGGTGAATTAGAAAAAGAAGAGCAGCTAATTGCTAAAAAAGAATTTGTAATTGAAAAACAAGGAATAAAGATTACCATGCTAGGAACTCGTAAGGTAACCAAAGTTGAAATTAATCCAGCTTTAATTGACCCAGATGATCCAGAATTATTACAAGATTTAGTTTTAATTGCTGTTAATGAAGCTATTGAAACAATTGATGAAGAATATGACCAAATAAACGCTAAATATGCTGGCGGCGGACTGCCTTTCTAGCATGAAGAACACAAATGAGGAGCTTGAATTGCTACTAAAGGCAATTCCGGGTATTAGCAAACGTCAAGCCCAAAAAATTATTAGTTATTTTTTAGAAAATGATGTGAGCAGACTCGAAAATATTTATCAGCTAATGAAACAGTTAAAAGATAAGTTAAAAAAATGTCAAAACTGCAATTTATATTCAGATGCTGAGATTTGTAGTATTTGTTTAGATAAATCACGCCAACAAAAACTTATGATAGTTTTGAGTCAAGAAGATTTGAAAAAATTTGAAGCGCTAGAAATTTATAGCGGTAAATACTTCATTTTAGAAGAGTTATATGATCTAAAAAAACCAAGCGAAAAATTTGATCGAAACCTAGAAAAACTACTGCCTATGGCAAAAAATGTTTCAGAAATTGTAATTGCTTTATCTGCAACAGTTGAAGGACAATTTACCACACAATTTATTAAGAAAATTCTTAAAGATAAAATTAATTTTGATAACGCCTATCAACTTTCAATGGGAATTCCACTTGGTGTTCAGGTTGAATATGTTGATCCAGTTACATTAAAACAATCTTTGATTAATAAAACTAAAATATAAGGGGAAAATATGAAAACAAATCGAGGAAAATTTATAGTTATTGAAGGAATGGATGGAGCTGGAAAAACAACCATTCTTAAAATGCTTGAAAAGTATTTAGTAAAAAATAAAAAGCAAAATAATTTTGTCTTTACAAGAGAACCGGGAAGTAGTTTTTCAAAAGAGGCTGAAAAAATTCGTAGTTTAATTTTAGAAAACGGCAATGAGTTCAGTCCTATGGTTGACGCCTTGTTATTTGCTACAAGTAGAAGAATAAATTTAGAAAAAGGTATTTGACCATCACTTGAGGCCGGCAAAAATGTTATTTCTGATCGCTATTGAACATCATCATATGTTTATCAAGGAATCTTAGGTGGCATTGGTGTTCCTAAGGTTAAAATGATTAATGAGATTGCGACTGACAACACTCATCCAGATTTTATTATCTTCTTTGATCTAGCACCAGAGATTTCACTAAAACGTTTGAAAGATAGTCGCGAATCAATGGATCGCCTTGAACATTTAGATGTTGCCTACTATCAAAATTTACGTGAAGCATATTTGAAAGTTATAGCTAAGGATACTAAAAAATTTAGTGTTCTTGATGCCAATTGTTCGATTGATGAATTATTCGAAAAATTTATTAACCTTTTAGTGGACCAAAAAATTTTATAATGGCAATTAATTCTGATTTTTTGAAAACCATTAATAATTCAGTCAGAGAGAATAAGCTTCAGCAGGTGTATTTATTTTCACAACTAGTAGATGAAGAATTTGATGAATATCTTTTTGCCTTTATTGAGGCAGTTAATCAAGACAAAATTACATCATTCTCAAAAGTTAATTTAAATGATCTTTATTTATCTGTTAATGAGGATAATCAATCAATTGCTAAAGAAACAATTAATGACGCAATGCTTTGAGCTTCTAAAAGTAATTTTTTAGATGCTAACAAGTTTAAAATTTTAGTTATCAAAAACATTGAAAAAGGCAGTGCTCAAAGTCTCAATAGTCTACTAAAATTCTTAGAAAATCCCCCAGCTCATGCCATCGTAGTTATGACAACTAATCAAATTAGCAAAGTCCTAAAAACGATCAAATCAAGGGCATTTATTATCAATCTTAAATCGGATTTAGTCACAATTAAATCAATTAATGATTTTGTTACCGTTTATGCTAAAAAATATAATTTAACTGACATTGAAAAATTGAATACTATGCTAAAAAATCTGAAGTCAACAATTTTATCATCGACTTCGAAACCCGAATCACTTTTATATTTTTTAATGAAGCATTTCGAAAAAGAAAATGCTAACTTTATTGTTATTTTTATGATTTTTATATATGAAGATTTAGCTAAAATTGCTGCCAATGTAAATCACAATCTCCTACTTTTGACAGAAAAAGATGCTAAAGCTCTTAAAACACCGATAAAGATAGATGAAATTATCCAATGTTTAAAAGATATGTATAAGACCTTAAAGACTAATGTGAATTTCCCCTTACAAAAATCGAATTTTCTAATTCAAATTGAGAAGTTATATGGAAAATAAAATTTATATTATCGGAACACCAATTGGAAATCTTGAGGATATTAGTCTAAGAGCATTAAAACAATTAAAATTATCAGATATTATTTTATGTGAAGACACGCGCGTAAGTCAAAAATTACTACGCTTTTATGATATTTCCGGCAAGCAACTGATTTCTTATCATAAGTTCAATGAAAAGTCTTTGGCTCCTAAAATTATTGATATGATTTTATCAAATAAAGTAGTTTCGCTTATTTCTGATGCTGGCATGCCATGTATTTCTGATCCTGGATTTGAAATCATTAGTCTAGCTAAAAAAAATAATATTAGCGTTGATGTGATTGGCGGGCCAACTGCCCTCATTCATGCCGTGATTAAAGCTAATTTTAGTTCGGAATTCAATTTCATCGGCTTTTTAAAAGATAAATCTCAGGCTAGACAAAATCAATTAAAATCACTTCAATATGGCACATATGTTTGCTATATATCACCACATAAGCTCCAAACCACCATTAATGATTTTAAAGTTGTCTTTGGAAATAATGTCAAATTATTTTTAATTAAAGAGATGACAAAACTTCACGAAAAAAGTTATGAAGGAAATCCTGATGAGATATTAAGCAAAATTAGTGAAGATAGCCAAAAAGGTGAGTTTAGTTTGGTATTTAAACTAGAAAAACCTGCGCACGTTAAAGTTAATAAATATCCCAAAAAAAATTAAAAAGCCCGAATATGGGCTTTTATTAATTTTTCACAGTAATTATACAATATTCAATTATCTATTTTTAGCAATAAACGCATCTAAACGGCTTGCTTTTCTAGCACCATTGTTTTGGTGTAAAACACCCTTAGAAACAGCTTTATCAATTTCATGATGTGCTTTAGCAAATAAATCACTTGCTTTAGGATCTTTTGCTTGTGCAGCTAATTTTGCCTTTTTAATTGCAGTTTTAACTGAAGATTTGATAGCTGAGTTGCGAACACGTGCCTTTTCGTTAGATAATATTGCTTTTTGTTTTGATTTAATGTTTGCCATTGGTTTGCCTTTCTTGCTTTAATAATTAGCAATTAATATTTTATAATAAAAAATGATTTTTTTATTCTTTTTATTCAAAAGCAAACAAATTAAGTAAATGACAAATAGTTTTTATTTTCTACTAAAATTTATAATTATGAGAAAAATAAACGAAATTCTAATTTACAAGCTTGGAGAAAAAGAAATTAATATTCATTTGCGCTTTACAAATAATAAAAATATATATTTAACAATGAAAAATGACCAGATAATTCTTTCAACACCAGTAAAATATATCAACACTGAACAATTAAACAATTTCTTAGCGATGGCTATACCGAAATTGATTAAGCGTTCTGGTAAACAAAAAAGTAAACCCGTACTTGATATTGATTGAGAGAATCAACAGTTTTATTTGTTTGGTAAGCTTACCAAATTTAAAATTTTCGACGGTTTCATTCAATTATTTATTGATGAAAGTATTGAAATTATTTATACAAAAACTAAAAGCATATCCCCACTTAAAAAATTAATCTGAAATAATTTAACTCAGAAACTTGAAAAGACATTTAGTGAATGAGCTAATTACTATTCACAAAAATATCTAAAAAAACCTATACTAGCCAAAATTAGAATTGCGAATAAGAGATCAGCTTGAGCAACAAATTATCTAACAAAAGATACAATTTCAGTTTCTAAATATTTAATATTTTATAATATAAGATGTATCAAATATGTAGCAATGCATGAAATTGCACATTTTCTTGAAGGAAATCATTCGAATCGCTTTTGAAAGATTATTAGCCAAGAATTTCCTGACTATAAAGAAATTATTAAGGCAATGAATGAACATAAATTTATGTGGGAGGGAAGTTAAAAATGGATAGAGTTTATATTATCGGCATTAGTGTGGGATTACTGCTATTAATTGCTTTTATTATCGTAATGATTGTACTTGGAGTTTTTATATCAAAGCGCAATCTTGATAAAGCGAAGAAAAATGATGATTTTGAGAATAGCGTTAGTGAAGAAATACAAAAATTATTAAACGAAAACCGTACCAGTAAATGAATTAAACCATCAATGTATAAAAATGCTAAAACAAAATCAAAATTTGAACTCGGAAATATTTTAGTTAGCAGAAGTTCTGTTTTCTTATTTAAACTAAATTATACTGATGGTGGAACAATTGAGGGAGATGGACTTGAAAGGGAATGAATTATTCACAGTGAAAAAAATAACTATACTTTCCCTAATGCTATGATCGAATTAGAAAATGATATTAAGAACTTATCATCGATTCTTCCTCCTAATGTTCCTGTCATTGGAGTTATTGTATTTAATAAAAATACGCAACCATCAATTGTCAATCTGCCTCCTTATATTTTGTGTTTATCAGTTGACAGAATAAGTGAAGAAATCATTGAAATTCAAAACAAACTACATTCAATGCTAGACTTAGAAAATATTGAAAACATTGTCAATGTTCTAGTTGAATATAAGCAATAAATTAACATTTACTACTAAATAACGTGAATCTTTGCCTAAAAAACCACGTTATTTTTTTTGTTAGTTATTTTTTTGCTACAATAATACTATTCTAATAACAACTTAATGGAGAAAAAATGAAGAAAAAAACTAAAAAAATATTGGACAAATATTACATTTCAGAAGCTTTTGATAAAAACAGAAATATATCTTTTAATTTCAAAAAAGCTAACAAAAAAATATCAGGAAATTTTGCCGAATTTACTGATGCATTAGCTGAATATGTTCGTGTTGCTGAACAATCAGAAAATGAGACAAGAGTATGATTCCACCGTGATGCCGCTTATCGTGGAAGTGTAGGTCTTGAAAAAGCTCGCTTAATTATTGACCACGTTAAAGAAAAGAATGTTGACAATCAACAAGTAATTGACTACATTGAAAAAGAAAACTTAGTTGAAAAACCAGTTAAAAAACCTTCTAAGAAAATGATGGTAGCTGAAGAATTAGAAAAAGAAGCCAATGAAATTTCATTTGATGTTCAAGATAAGGAATCGAAAATGTCATCAGATGTTACTAGCAACGATGTTGAATATGAATCTAAGTTTGATGTTACAATATTAGACCTAAAACCATATGAAGGCAAACTAGATGTTTACTATAATTTATCAAGTGAAGATGGACAAACTTCAGAAACTATGATGAAAACCATCGAAGGTTTTTCTACCATGATGAATGATGACATGATGATGTCAGAAAATTCTTCAACTATGAATGAAGAACCAATGATGAATGAAGAAGATCAAAAAATGGATAATGATTCAATGATGATGAATGAAGATAACCAAATGATGGAAGAAGAAAATAAGGATATGATGATGTCAGATGAAGGACATTCACACCACCATCATTCAAAACACTACAACCCAAAAAATACCGGGATAAAAGTAGCTCTTTCACTTTTAATTATCATCGCTTTAGTAAATTTAGTTCTATTAATTTTAAACATTACTGAAATTCTTTAATTACACCAACTTTAAACTTCAAACTACAGCAACAGACTGATGTTTGAAGTTTTTTTGTTTTAATAAAATGGAAAATGGTTGAAAAATCTTAGAAAAAGCATAAATTAATAAATTAGCTAATTATTCAAATAAAAAAATGGACTTTTTATTTGCGAAAAGTCACATTTATTTTTAATATTTTTTCATTATTTTTGATTCTTTAATTTAAGTAATTTTTCTATGAAGTCTGACTTACTTAGAACTTCGGTTTTATCAGATCCGTATTCCCTTATAGCAACCGAATTATTTTTTTGCTCCTCTGATCCAATAACGACAATGAACTTGGTTTTTTGAATTTGTGCATCGCGAATTTTACGGTTAATTCTTTCATTTCTAATGTCTAGGTTAACATTGATATCAAGATCTAATAGTTCTTCATATAGTTTTTGACAATAATCATTTAATTCACTATTAATTGACATTATTGTTACTTGGCGAGGACTCAATCAGTATGGTAGTACGCCTTTAGTTTGTTCAAGTAATGTCGCAATAAATCTTTCGTATGTTCCAATTAATCCACGGTGAATTAGTACAGGAACTTTCATTTCCTCATTATCATCAACATATTTCATATTAAAGCGCATTGGCAGCAGAAAGTCTAGTTGCAATGTCGACATGGTAATAATTTTATTTAAAGCAGTTTTGACCTGAATATCAATTTTTGGTCCATAAAATGCTGCTTCACCAATAAATTCTTTATATTCAATCTTTAGTTCGTTTAATACATCTCGTAAGTCATTTTCTGCGCGATTCCACATATCATCATCATTGAAAAACTTTTCACTATTGTTAGGGTCACGAAGTGAAAGCGAGATGTGATCAATTTCAATTCCAAAGTCTTTTAGTGCTTGAACAATCATTTTGTATAAATGTTTAAATTCATCTTTAATTTGATCAATTCTTACAAAAACGTGGCCTTCTGTCAGATCCATTGACCGAACCCTTTCAAGACCTGATAAGGCTCCTGACTTTTCATAACGATATAATCTTGATTGCTCTGAATATCTAATTGGTAGTTCTTTATATGAATGTCTTGACGAGTTGAATAGTAGGATATGATGAGGACATGTCATTGGACGGGGAACAAGAATTTCATTATCCATTTTTATTGGACTAAACATTGTATCTTGGTAGTGATCTCAATGGCCACTAATTTCATATAGTTTTTTCTCGCCAAAATGAGGTGTTAATACTTCTTGAAACCCAAATTTTTTATCTAATTTTAGGACATAATCACGAATAGCATTATGAATTTTCATTCCATCTTCAAGTCATATTGGTAGACCTTGACCACTTAATTGAGTGAATGTAAAAATTCCTAATTCCTTCCCGATTTTTCGATGATCACGTTCTTTTCGTTCTGCTAGAATTTCGAGATATTGATTCAATTCTTCTTTACTTTCCCAAGCTGTTCCATAAATTCTTGTCAACATCTTGTTTTTAGAATTGCCTCTTCAGTAAGCTCCGGCAACAGATAAAAGTTTAAAATGTTTAATTTCTTTAGTATTGTTGATATGTCCACCTGCACAAAGATCAGTAAATAGAATCTCATTAGTTTTTGGATGACAGTATTGAAAAAAAGTTATATCTTTACCTTCTTTAATAAATTCATCATATAGTTCTTTTTTATAAGGCTGTCCCTTAAATGAGTATTGATCTTCACCAACCAATTTCATTTCATAGCCTTGCATTGCCATTTTTGTCATTAACTTTTCAATCTTTGGAAGATCTGATTCTAAAATTCCTTCTTCAATTTCAAAATCATAGTAAAATCCTTCATCAATTGCTGGTCCAATTGCGAGTTTTGCATCCGGATATAGCTTTAGAACAGCAGCAGCTAACAGATGACTAGTTGAATGATTTAAATTTTTATTAACTTTCATGACTTAAGCCCATTCCCTTCATTAATTTATTTATATTTTCACGTGCAGTTTTTTGAGCTTTTTCCGCTCCAATGCGACTTTCTTGTTCGACATTCTTGATATGTTCTGAATATTTTGATTGTATTTTTGTTAGTAATGATTTTACCTCTTCACCAACTGCTACTTTTAGTTCACCGTAGTTCTTATTCTTGAATTTCTCTTCAGCTTCAGCTAGTGATATATCCTTAATTGCACTATAAATGCTTAGTAAATTTTTAATTCCTGGTTTTGTTTCATCAATGTAGATTTTTCCTTCTGAATCAGTCACTGATTTCATAATTTTCTTATAAGCTTCTTCAGGATTATCAAGAAGATATATCGATGATTTAGGGTTAGTATCTGATTTTGACATTTTTTTAGTTGGTTCAGTTAGTGACATAATCTTTGCACCAATTTCCGGAATAAATGGTTCCGGAATTTTGAAATTAGTTTTATATTTATTATTCAAGCGTATTGCTAAGTTTCTTGTTAATTCGACATGTTGTTTTTGATCAATTCCAACCGGAATAATATCAGCATTGTATAGTAGAATATCAGCAACCATTAGCGTTGGATACATTAATAGTCCTGTTGGAATTGTTTCCATTCCATTTGCGCTTTTAATCTTTGTTGATTTATCTTTAAATTGTGTCATTCGAGATAATTCACCAATACTTGTATTGGTCAAAATTAGTCAGTTCATTAGTCCATGTTCAATAACATCTGATTGAAAAAACAAGGTAGTTTTATTTAAATCAACGCCACAAGCACGGAAAAGTGCAAAAATATCACGGCGATTATTTTCAAGTTCTTTTTTGTCAATCGGTAGTGTTATTGCATGTAAATCAGCGATAAAAACATAATTGTCATATTGATCTTGTAACTTAACAATGTTTTTAATTGCGCCAATATAATTGGCAATCGTCAATTTCCCGGTCGCAGTAATACCACTTAGCATTATTTTTTTTTGCATTTTTTAATACCCTTTCTTAAATTGGATAAATCTTTAATTAATTTTAATACAAAGTAAAGAAATAAAAATGATAATGTTGCTATTGTTATTTTTAGCAATATATTAAATAAATAAAATATAATTATAAAATACCTAATACAAGGGAATATTACAATTTAAAATGAGGAAAAAATGAATAAAAAGCATAAATTTTTATATATTCTTCTATGCATATTAACGCTTGGCTTTATTTGTATTTATTGGAGAAAAAAATATCGTCAAAAAAATCAAAAAGATTATTTAAGTGTTCAAGAGAAACTATCTTTTGACTATGATGAATTCCTTAAATTAATCGGGGGAAAAGAAAATATCACTGCAGTTTCAGCAACACAAAAGATTGTAAAAATTGCTTTTAAAGATCGAAAAAAAGTTGATAGCACTGGCTTAAAAGCATTAGATGGAATTACCGGCATTAGTTTTCAAAGTCAACAAATTTCGTTAGTAATTGGCAATTCAGCTAAATATTTGGAACAAAAAATTAGAAAGGAAATGGAATAATGGAAAATAATGAAATAAAGTACCAAACAATTTTGGCAAATCTACAAAACATCGAAACCAATGATTCATCGTTATTCTCATCAGTTGATAATGAGAAATTTTTTGATGTAATGAAAAACTTTGGAGAGGAAACATTTGAAAATTTTTATAATAAT
It encodes:
- a CDS encoding bis(5'-nucleosyl)-tetraphosphatase encodes the protein MKKEKSCGAIIFKSINGRLNVLLIQQIGGHWGFPKGHVEDHETEHQTAIREVKEETNIEIKIVGDFRETNSYSPIRDIYKDVIYFIGIPTNNEIKTQASEISEATWYPIEEALEKVTFPNDVAILRLAIEYFQKM
- the dnaX gene encoding DNA polymerase III subunit gamma/tau, with amino-acid sequence MSLSDKYLALYRQYRPQKFEDIKGQEHIVRTLKNIILNHKIGHAYLFCGPHGNGKTSTAKVFANTINCGHTEDILVPCQQCIANIDRNLDIIEIDAASNTGIDDIRELREKVKHMPTNSKYKIYIIDEVHMLSKGAFNALLKTLEEPPEYVIFILATTDPQKIPLTILSRVQRFNFKKMELSTLVSELKKIFEKEQIGADEDAIQLISKLGNGSFRDTLSLADQIAIYCANEKITKGAVEDLFAISNSDNIIKLINLAASNNLEQLLLFSNDLLEKGTDIVILLNQIVDILKDFIIYKKTNSMRLVEELTEESLKKITIDNISHAYEFLDIILISLKELKYSDFPKQTFELCLMKMAKSDRESKDTNLKVRNDYASEDNFKPVNKVLKKTSLEQEELNSKFNLSSIANTFSEKKELVDLNIEEVNVDEILEKTAEILLSETTNELENAQISDAIVTSNYDVENTEVQSSAKNDEPVGSDTVSLDQIIDCLLVKQYAKMAKPGYENANLTLNDNIKYSLIDSKLSDSESDKQVKDILSNFKIIFSSHDFILFSSSFDDKVFDLNRNAYRDSLIKGAYKIFNRYVHLFAITEKQIEDAKNYWLNNKEALKSRKIKKLEDLSKRYDESSASIDWAMETFGEKFKIKK
- a CDS encoding YbaB/EbfC family nucleoid-associated protein; translation: MNNINEMLKKAKRIQGELEKEEQLIAKKEFVIEKQGIKITMLGTRKVTKVEINPALIDPDDPELLQDLVLIAVNEAIETIDEEYDQINAKYAGGGLPF
- a CDS encoding toprim domain-containing protein: MKNTNEELELLLKAIPGISKRQAQKIISYFLENDVSRLENIYQLMKQLKDKLKKCQNCNLYSDAEICSICLDKSRQQKLMIVLSQEDLKKFEALEIYSGKYFILEELYDLKKPSEKFDRNLEKLLPMAKNVSEIVIALSATVEGQFTTQFIKKILKDKINFDNAYQLSMGIPLGVQVEYVDPVTLKQSLINKTKI
- the tmk gene encoding dTMP kinase; this translates as MKTNRGKFIVIEGMDGAGKTTILKMLEKYLVKNKKQNNFVFTREPGSSFSKEAEKIRSLILENGNEFSPMVDALLFATSRRINLEKGIWPSLEAGKNVISDRYWTSSYVYQGILGGIGVPKVKMINEIATDNTHPDFIIFFDLAPEISLKRLKDSRESMDRLEHLDVAYYQNLREAYLKVIAKDTKKFSVLDANCSIDELFEKFINLLVDQKIL
- a CDS encoding DNA polymerase III, with translation MAINSDFLKTINNSVRENKLQQVYLFSQLVDEEFDEYLFAFIEAVNQDKITSFSKVNLNDLYLSVNEDNQSIAKETINDAMLWASKSNFLDANKFKILVIKNIEKGSAQSLNSLLKFLENPPAHAIVVMTTNQISKVLKTIKSRAFIINLKSDLVTIKSINDFVTVYAKKYNLTDIEKLNTMLKNLKSTILSSTSKPESLLYFLMKHFEKENANFIVIFMIFIYEDLAKIAANVNHNLLLLTEKDAKALKTPIKIDEIIQCLKDMYKTLKTNVNFPLQKSNFLIQIEKLYGK
- the rsmI gene encoding 16S rRNA (cytidine(1402)-2'-O)-methyltransferase, which translates into the protein MENKIYIIGTPIGNLEDISLRALKQLKLSDIILCEDTRVSQKLLRFYDISGKQLISYHKFNEKSLAPKIIDMILSNKVVSLISDAGMPCISDPGFEIISLAKKNNISVDVIGGPTALIHAVIKANFSSEFNFIGFLKDKSQARQNQLKSLQYGTYVCYISPHKLQTTINDFKVVFGNNVKLFLIKEMTKLHEKSYEGNPDEILSKISEDSQKGEFSLVFKLEKPAHVKVNKYPKKN
- the rpsT gene encoding 30S ribosomal protein S20, whose protein sequence is MANIKSKQKAILSNEKARVRNSAIKSSVKTAIKKAKLAAQAKDPKASDLFAKAHHEIDKAVSKGVLHQNNGARKASRLDAFIAKNR